The proteins below come from a single Parageobacillus toebii NBRC 107807 genomic window:
- a CDS encoding ABC transporter substrate-binding protein, giving the protein MFKSKLSFLIAAVLSLLAILGGCGKNEEADPKQTNSNKKQTETTYTIEHAMDTTEIKGTPERVVILTNEGTEALLALGVKPVGAVKSWTGNPWYDHIKDKMEGVKELGTEAEPNLEAIAALKPDLIIGNKLRHEKIYEQLKAIAPTVFSETLRGNWKDNFMLYAKAVNKEEKGKEVIAEYDKRIEDLKAKLGDKLKMKVSIVRFMAGDVRIYHKDSFSGVILDQLGFSRPESQNVNDFAEMGVTKERIPAMDGDILFYFTYETGDGEASKLEKEWINDPLFKSLNVAKQGKVYKVSDTIWNTAGGVLAAHLMLDDIEKYFLQQQ; this is encoded by the coding sequence ATGTTCAAATCTAAACTCTCTTTTCTCATTGCCGCCGTTCTCTCTCTTCTTGCCATTCTCGGCGGCTGCGGCAAAAATGAGGAGGCAGATCCAAAACAAACGAACAGCAATAAAAAACAAACAGAAACAACCTATACCATTGAACACGCCATGGACACCACAGAAATAAAAGGAACACCGGAGCGCGTCGTCATTTTAACGAATGAAGGAACCGAAGCGCTATTGGCGTTAGGCGTCAAACCGGTCGGCGCGGTCAAATCATGGACAGGCAACCCATGGTACGATCACATTAAAGACAAAATGGAAGGCGTCAAGGAGCTTGGAACGGAAGCAGAACCAAACCTAGAAGCGATCGCGGCATTAAAACCGGATTTAATTATCGGCAATAAACTGCGCCATGAAAAAATTTACGAACAGCTAAAAGCCATTGCCCCGACTGTTTTTTCCGAAACGCTTCGCGGCAACTGGAAAGATAACTTTATGCTCTATGCCAAAGCAGTGAATAAAGAAGAAAAAGGAAAAGAAGTCATCGCTGAATATGACAAGCGTATTGAAGACTTAAAAGCAAAATTAGGCGATAAATTGAAAATGAAAGTATCCATCGTTCGCTTTATGGCAGGAGATGTCCGCATTTATCATAAAGACTCCTTCTCCGGTGTCATTTTAGATCAGCTAGGATTTTCCCGTCCGGAATCGCAAAATGTCAACGACTTTGCCGAAATGGGTGTAACGAAAGAACGCATCCCGGCGATGGACGGCGATATCCTCTTCTACTTCACCTATGAAACAGGAGACGGAGAAGCAAGCAAACTAGAAAAAGAATGGATTAACGATCCGCTCTTTAAAAGCTTAAACGTCGCAAAACAAGGAAAAGTGTACAAAGTAAGCGACACGATTTGGAACACGGCAGGCGGTGTGCTCGCTGCCCATTTAATGCTCGATG